The Nostoc sp. PCC 7524 nucleotide sequence CGCTAAAGTTTATCCTGATTTAATCGGATTGCGATCGCTCTCCATCCGTCTGACATTACAATCATCTGGTTCTATCCGCCAATCCCAGCAATTAGGTATTGGTACAGAATTCGCCGAACTGCGGAACTATCGCACTGGTGATGATTTGCGCTTGATTGATTGGAAAGCTACAGCTAGGCGGGTGGGGACACATGGTAATACACCGCCTTTGGTGCGGGTGCTAGAACCGGAACAGGAACAAACCTTATTGATTTTACTAGACCGGGGGCGGTTAATGACGGCAAGAGTTCAGGGTTTGCAACGCTTTGACTGGGGTTTGAATGCTACCTTATCTCTTGCCTTAGCGGGATTACACCGAGGCGATCGCGTGGGTGTGGGTGTATTTGATAACCAAATGCACACATGGATGCCACCGGAACGGGGACAACATCATTTAAATCAACTCATCGACCGTTTAACCCCAATTCAACCAGTATTATTAGAATCAGATTACTTAGGCGCAGTGACTCATGTAGTCCAGAAACAAACTAGGCGATCGTTGGTGGTAATTATTACAGACTTAGTTGATGTCACCGCTTCTACTGAACTCCTCGCAGCATTGACACGGCTAGCACCCCGCTATCTACCGTTTTGTGTCACCTTGAGAGATCCCAAAGTGGATGATTTAGCGCATACTTTTACTGATAATGTGACACAAGCTTACACCCGTGCAGTAGCTTTAGATTTATTAGCACAGCGTCAAGTTGCCTTTGCTAAGTTAAAACAAAAAGGTGTGTTGGTATTAGATGCGCCAGCTAATCAAATTAGCGATCAGTTAGTGGAAAGATATCTGCAACTCAAAGCCAAGAATCAACTTTAAGAGGTTGTTTGAAAAGTTCTTGGCTGTGATTTTGGAGACTTATTGATCCCCCCTACCCCCCTTAAAAAGGCTACAGTGTACACACAAGTTGCTGCATCGACATTGCCAATGTATCGCCTGACATTGCCAATGTATCGTCTGACATTGTTAATGTATCGCCTAACATTGCCAATGTATCGTCTGACATTGCCAATGTATCGCCTAACATTGTTAATGTATCGTCTGACATTGTTAATGTATCGCCTAACATTGCCAATAGACATCTCCAGAAATTAAATATGCGTTTTCCAGAAACCTTGTAGAGACGTTCCATGGAACGTCTCTACATTCTTTTTTGGAGATGTCTAATGTATCGTCTGACATTGCCAATGTATCGTCTGACATTTTTAATTGAATCTTTGTCCAGAGTGAATATTGTAGGGTGTCCATTGCTGTAAAGCCCAAAGGCTAGTGACAGCAGCTAGTGCAGATCCTAAAGTATCCATGATTAGATCAATGATTGTATCATCTAGGCTTTCAATTACTTCTATTGCCAAAATTTGACCAGCCGTCCATTCGCAAATTTCCCACAAAGCACCGATCGCAAGGCCAAAACTGGTAATTGTTAATAAGTATAAAACACGATGTTGACGAAATATCCCTAGCATTGGTCTATACACTAAAAAACTCAGTGCTAAGGCGATCGCAAAGCTAGTAAAAGCATGGACTATTTCATCATAGAGTCCTGGCATCCCAAATAGTCCCCAAACCCAGCCGATAGCGTTTAGCAATGCTGCTAATACAAAGAGAAAATCAAACAAGGTTGGTAGTCTGTCATCTCGAATTACAAATACGAAGGAAGCTGCTAAAAAGCAGAATAAACCCAAAGCATTCAGCCAATTTGCTTGCATAGCTGCGGCTATAACTGCGATTGTTAATAGTGCTTGTCCAACCCAAGCGGCGATGCGATATCCTTGCCAGTTTAAAGTAAACATGATTGCACCTACATTGAAATCCAACGATTTTGCTCTACGGCTTGAATGACGCTGAGATATTTTTCTTGCAAGTCTTGGCGATCTCGTGGTTCTGGTAATCCCTCTTTTCCTCCCCGTTCAATCATGTCAGCATGACGGCGGAGGACGGCTAAGTATTCGGGATTGTGGGTATACTGGGCAATACGGGCGATCGCTTCTAAAAGATGAATTGTCACGGCTGCATCACTACGGGCATATTGGCGAATGGGGTTGAAAGCATCATCCATAATTCCAGCAAAGGTGACGGGTTCAGCGATGATGCGTAATTGGCGATCGCGATCGTAACGATAGGGTGAAGGAAGTTTTCTTTGGACTAAATAAC carries:
- a CDS encoding DUF58 domain-containing protein yields the protein MVAAKRVYLLLLLGLAIAPLLSLFIGIPASIAIALIFDIAVLALMVVDGLRVQPLRVQITRQLPSRFSIGRDNPVILAITSEKTNAIIQIRDYYPADFGVSTPTLNTTVAANTTQELTYTVYPKQRGEFNWGNIQVRQLSPWGLAWDDWQIRHATTAKVYPDLIGLRSLSIRLTLQSSGSIRQSQQLGIGTEFAELRNYRTGDDLRLIDWKATARRVGTHGNTPPLVRVLEPEQEQTLLILLDRGRLMTARVQGLQRFDWGLNATLSLALAGLHRGDRVGVGVFDNQMHTWMPPERGQHHLNQLIDRLTPIQPVLLESDYLGAVTHVVQKQTRRSLVVIITDLVDVTASTELLAALTRLAPRYLPFCVTLRDPKVDDLAHTFTDNVTQAYTRAVALDLLAQRQVAFAKLKQKGVLVLDAPANQISDQLVERYLQLKAKNQL